From a single Alloactinosynnema sp. L-07 genomic region:
- a CDS encoding sulfite exporter TauE/SafE family protein, whose translation MDLLAVLLTGLFAGGISCAAVQGGLLAGLVARQRSGEDPHPERSALARLGDDLAPVGGFLAGKLVSHTVLGALLGAVGGAVQLSLGTRTVLQLVAGALIIVFGLAQLGVPGFRRIVVMPPLPWMRMVRARSRSQAAFAPAVLGLATVAIPCGVTLSVEALALTSGSALSGAAVMAVFVLGTGPLFALLGYAARKAATAWRGKLAVATGIILLLTGLYTVNGGLEVAGSPLAASRLLATSDGEADRSATTVDQDGGQVVEIIATAGSYRPPNVAARAGVPTTLLVRSQNAQGCVRALVVPSLGIERTLPVRGETRIDLGVLESGTLEYSCAMGMYTGVITVA comes from the coding sequence GTGGATCTTCTCGCTGTCCTGCTCACTGGCTTGTTCGCTGGTGGGATCTCCTGTGCCGCCGTCCAAGGTGGCCTACTCGCCGGGCTTGTCGCCCGGCAACGCTCCGGGGAAGACCCGCACCCAGAGCGCTCCGCACTCGCGCGGCTGGGCGACGACCTCGCCCCGGTCGGCGGATTCCTCGCAGGCAAACTCGTGTCACACACCGTGCTCGGGGCATTGCTCGGCGCGGTCGGAGGGGCGGTGCAGCTCTCGCTCGGCACCCGGACGGTACTGCAGCTTGTCGCGGGCGCCCTGATCATCGTCTTCGGCCTCGCGCAGCTGGGCGTGCCCGGCTTCCGGCGGATCGTGGTCATGCCGCCGCTGCCGTGGATGCGAATGGTGCGCGCGCGGTCGCGGTCGCAGGCCGCGTTCGCGCCCGCCGTGCTGGGCCTGGCCACCGTCGCGATCCCGTGCGGGGTGACACTTTCGGTCGAGGCGCTGGCGCTGACCTCCGGATCGGCGCTCTCCGGCGCCGCGGTCATGGCCGTGTTCGTGCTCGGCACCGGCCCGTTGTTCGCGTTGCTCGGGTACGCGGCCCGCAAGGCAGCCACCGCCTGGCGCGGCAAACTGGCCGTGGCCACCGGGATCATCCTGCTCTTGACCGGGCTCTACACGGTCAACGGCGGGCTGGAGGTCGCCGGGTCGCCCCTTGCCGCGAGCAGGCTACTGGCCACGAGCGACGGCGAGGCCGACCGGAGCGCGACGACGGTCGACCAGGACGGCGGCCAAGTCGTCGAGATCATCGCGACAGCAGGGTCCTACCGCCCGCCCAACGTCGCCGCGCGCGCCGGTGTGCCGACGACACTGCTGGTGCGCTCGCAGAACGCGCAGGGCTGTGTCCGGGCACTGGTCGTGCCCTCCCTGGGTATCGAGCGGACACTGCCGGTGCGTGGTGAGACCCGCATCGATCTGGGCGTTCTCGAGTCGGGCACCCTCGAATACTCCTGCGCCATGGGCATGTACACCGGCGTCATCACCGTCGCTTGA
- a CDS encoding heavy-metal-associated domain-containing protein, producing MSQNTYTVTGMTCGHCVQSVRDEVGRIDGVTAVKVDLPTGAVTVDSARALSDDEVRAAVEEAGYQLTA from the coding sequence ATGTCTCAGAACACCTACACCGTCACCGGAATGACCTGCGGGCACTGTGTCCAGTCCGTTCGCGACGAGGTCGGCCGCATCGACGGTGTCACCGCCGTCAAGGTCGATCTGCCGACCGGCGCGGTCACTGTGGACAGTGCCCGCGCGCTGTCCGACGACGAGGTTCGCGCCGCGGTCGAGGAAGCCGGATATCAGCTGACCGCCTAG
- a CDS encoding ROK family protein, producing the protein MARPGTSTRSRRAHDAAARVAGTATYTRYEHSTGKPNNPPIMPGWDGFDVPAAVGAEFDAPVLVDNEVNLMALGEHAAEFPNDEHMIVVKAATGIGAGLISNGALHRGAAGAAGDLGHIQVPNGGDVLCHCGNTGCLEAVAGGPAVAANLRALGVDAHTTADVVRLVRSGNPEAGRVVRQAGRDIGEVLAGCVSMFNPSLIVIGGLVAQAGETLLAGVRESVYRRSLPLATGNLRIVASGAGTEAGVLGAAAMVVKHILSPEILDAWLTTAD; encoded by the coding sequence ATGGCTCGTCCAGGAACGTCGACCAGGTCTCGACGTGCCCACGACGCCGCTGCTCGCGTTGCGGGAACAGCCACGTACACCCGGTACGAGCACTCCACCGGCAAGCCGAACAACCCGCCGATCATGCCGGGATGGGACGGATTCGACGTGCCCGCCGCGGTCGGCGCCGAGTTCGACGCGCCGGTGCTGGTCGACAACGAGGTCAACCTGATGGCGCTGGGGGAGCACGCCGCGGAGTTCCCCAACGACGAGCACATGATCGTGGTCAAGGCCGCCACCGGCATCGGCGCGGGCCTGATCAGCAACGGCGCCCTGCACCGGGGCGCCGCCGGTGCGGCGGGCGATCTCGGGCACATCCAGGTCCCGAACGGCGGGGACGTGCTGTGTCACTGCGGCAACACCGGATGCCTGGAGGCGGTGGCGGGCGGCCCGGCCGTGGCGGCCAACCTCCGCGCCCTCGGCGTCGACGCGCACACCACCGCCGACGTCGTGCGGCTGGTCCGCTCCGGCAACCCGGAAGCAGGCCGCGTGGTCCGTCAAGCGGGCCGCGACATCGGCGAGGTCCTGGCCGGGTGCGTCAGCATGTTCAACCCCTCGCTGATCGTCATCGGCGGACTCGTCGCCCAAGCCGGGGAGACCCTGCTGGCAGGCGTGCGCGAGTCGGTCTACCGCCGCTCCCTGCCCCTGGCCACCGGAAACCTGCGCATCGTCGCCTCCGGCGCGGGCACCGAGGCAGGCGTCCTCGGCGCCGCGGCCATGGTCGTCAAACACATCCTGTCCCCAGAGATCCTCGACGCCTGGCTCACGACGGCCGACTAG
- a CDS encoding VWA domain-containing protein → MDTAPGFSMVVSQNRYLSTEDDEIHAALVVTAEGTSGIEPSAQVAQVIAIDCSGSMRMPPTRFAAAQKATKAAIDALRDGAMFAVVQGTNTARVVYPPTGLAVANPQTKRAAKLAVSDLRASGGTAMGEWLLMARHLLAPHRTAVRHVIMLTDGMNGESRTSLDRVLETCRADFSCDARGIGVDWRPHELLRIAEVLHGTADAVRDYADLAADFAAMTKSAMAKLVPELRILVRTTTSSRLDFLRQTHPTEAALTGTTDDGTTTFTTGSWAEESREYHLRLTVDSSGHALDTDIRMARVDLEIRPPGATEFVRASPPKVVLAHWTDDLKLSSHIDPRIAHYTGQTELRQAVLRGSEAHDNGDLDTAAAEWGTAVALATQLANEKILVRLRRLVEVIGDPSDGVVRVKDTLRPEDLLSVVVGSTQSSMSMADSSAASSPMDVDTPSTQTELAVTCPTCGRDWPDTAAFCGGCGTRL, encoded by the coding sequence ATGGACACCGCGCCCGGCTTCAGCATGGTGGTCAGCCAGAACCGTTATCTGTCCACAGAGGACGACGAGATCCACGCCGCGCTCGTGGTGACCGCCGAGGGAACCTCGGGAATCGAGCCGTCCGCCCAGGTGGCGCAGGTGATCGCCATCGACTGCTCCGGGTCGATGCGGATGCCGCCCACCAGGTTCGCCGCGGCGCAAAAGGCGACCAAGGCGGCGATCGACGCCTTGCGCGACGGCGCGATGTTCGCCGTCGTCCAGGGCACGAACACCGCGCGGGTGGTGTATCCGCCGACCGGCCTGGCCGTGGCGAACCCGCAGACCAAGCGCGCGGCCAAGCTGGCCGTGAGCGACCTGCGGGCCTCGGGCGGCACGGCGATGGGCGAGTGGCTGCTCATGGCCAGGCACCTGCTGGCGCCGCACCGTACCGCCGTGCGGCACGTCATCATGCTCACCGACGGCATGAACGGCGAGTCCCGCACCTCGCTCGACCGCGTCCTGGAGACCTGCCGCGCGGACTTCTCCTGCGACGCACGCGGCATCGGCGTCGACTGGAGGCCCCACGAGCTGCTGCGGATCGCCGAGGTCCTGCACGGCACCGCCGACGCCGTTCGCGACTACGCCGACCTCGCGGCCGACTTCGCCGCGATGACCAAGTCCGCCATGGCCAAACTGGTGCCCGAACTGCGGATCCTGGTCCGCACCACGACGTCGTCGCGCCTGGACTTCCTGCGCCAGACCCATCCAACCGAGGCCGCCCTAACCGGGACGACCGACGACGGCACGACCACGTTCACCACCGGCTCCTGGGCCGAGGAGAGCCGCGAGTACCACCTGCGGCTCACCGTCGACTCGTCCGGCCACGCGCTCGACACCGACATCCGCATGGCCCGCGTCGACCTGGAGATCCGCCCGCCGGGGGCGACCGAGTTCGTCAGGGCGAGCCCGCCGAAGGTGGTACTCGCGCACTGGACCGACGACCTCAAGCTGTCCAGCCACATCGACCCGAGGATCGCCCACTACACCGGCCAGACCGAACTCCGCCAAGCCGTCCTGCGCGGCAGCGAAGCCCACGACAACGGCGACCTCGACACAGCGGCCGCCGAGTGGGGCACCGCCGTGGCACTGGCGACCCAACTGGCGAACGAGAAGATCCTGGTCCGCCTCCGGCGACTCGTCGAAGTCATCGGCGACCCATCCGACGGCGTCGTCCGCGTCAAGGACACCCTGCGGCCCGAGGACCTGCTGTCAGTGGTCGTCGGATCAACCCAGTCCAGCATGAGCATGGCCGACTCGTCAGCGGCGTCATCCCCCATGGACGTCGACACGCCGTCCACCCAAACAGAACTCGCGGTGACCTGCCCGACCTGCGGGCGCGACTGGCCCGACACGGCGGCGTTCTGCGGCGGCTGCGGCACCCGACTGTGA
- a CDS encoding serine/threonine-protein kinase yields the protein MTACSRFGCAGTIDETGYCDACGHPPSSPPTDLAQSTRSESTASRRARDGAVPSLPVFDYPDPSSRILREFQVPDRARRCANPDCADRRKLPPQPSGFCLACGTAFSFLPSLDNEVVVGDQYRVEGVLARGGLGWIYLAHDTRLDDNRVVLKGLIDVGDADIATAERQALTTIDHPNIVRIFNFVSHPDPRSGTRAYIVMEYVDGFPLSEVAYKSRHGEKPPLGEPLLIEHVITCGLQVLAAFEYLHERGLLYCDLKPDNVIIRSGKYGERDNRIKLIDLGAVRRMDDRISPIIGTVGYQVSKAEIDERGLTVASEIHTVGETLHQLYLATADRTGHHGADADQRRIAVGVESFKRVCARAKHADPDRRFASAADMAEQLRGVLREIAALRDGRPRPGQSELFHPSAALLDDGLGAVPPLHRWIDRPADVPLTDLPLDDGMPTPAAVAVGLPAPRPFADDPAAAFLTTAAADFLADGGADAAHRLLAKLAQAELRTVEAGFARCRAALAAGDSKAAADGLAQARELLGATEDWRLHWHDGLVSLMGEDFAAAEKSFDTVYAALPGEDAPKLALAYCAEYEGRLEQAEAFYLAVWRRDRSAASAAFGIARGHLARDERERAVALLDETPAMSRHFDAARIATVRVLSGYLDGDRPSADDLRAAADRLGGLYLDGGAKTGQSRTRLDTVVLEARLGATAGGAGEDGLRSRLEECYRALARQSETRDHHSDLVDLANEHRPFTFT from the coding sequence ATGACGGCCTGTTCCCGGTTCGGCTGCGCGGGCACGATCGACGAGACCGGATACTGCGACGCCTGCGGGCACCCGCCGTCGAGCCCGCCGACCGACCTGGCCCAGTCGACCCGGTCCGAGTCGACCGCGAGCAGGCGTGCCCGCGACGGCGCGGTGCCGTCGCTGCCCGTCTTCGACTACCCGGACCCGTCCAGCCGGATCCTGCGCGAGTTCCAAGTCCCCGACCGGGCCCGCCGCTGCGCCAACCCCGACTGCGCCGACCGCAGGAAGCTCCCGCCGCAGCCGTCGGGGTTCTGCCTGGCCTGCGGCACCGCGTTCTCCTTCTTGCCCAGCCTGGACAACGAGGTCGTGGTCGGCGACCAGTACCGGGTCGAGGGCGTCCTCGCCCGCGGCGGCCTCGGCTGGATCTACCTGGCCCACGACACCCGGCTCGACGACAACCGGGTCGTCCTCAAAGGACTTATCGACGTCGGCGACGCCGACATCGCCACCGCCGAGCGCCAAGCGCTGACCACGATCGACCACCCGAACATCGTCCGTATCTTCAACTTCGTCAGCCATCCCGACCCGCGCTCTGGCACCCGCGCCTACATCGTGATGGAGTACGTCGACGGGTTCCCGCTGAGCGAGGTCGCCTACAAGTCCCGCCACGGCGAGAAACCGCCGCTGGGCGAGCCGCTGCTCATCGAGCACGTGATCACCTGCGGGCTCCAGGTCCTGGCCGCCTTCGAGTACCTGCACGAGCGCGGCCTGCTCTACTGCGACCTCAAGCCCGACAACGTGATCATCCGGTCCGGCAAGTACGGCGAGCGCGACAACCGGATCAAGCTGATCGACCTCGGCGCCGTGCGCCGCATGGACGACCGGATCAGCCCGATCATCGGCACCGTGGGCTACCAGGTCAGCAAGGCCGAGATCGATGAGCGCGGCCTAACCGTGGCCTCGGAGATCCACACCGTCGGCGAGACCCTGCACCAGCTCTACCTGGCCACCGCCGACCGGACCGGCCACCACGGCGCCGACGCCGACCAGCGGCGCATCGCCGTCGGCGTCGAATCGTTCAAACGGGTCTGCGCCAGGGCGAAGCACGCCGACCCGGACCGCCGGTTCGCCTCGGCCGCGGACATGGCCGAGCAGCTGCGCGGCGTCCTGCGCGAGATCGCCGCGCTGCGCGACGGCAGGCCCCGGCCCGGCCAGTCGGAGCTGTTCCACCCGTCCGCGGCCCTGCTCGACGACGGCCTCGGCGCGGTGCCGCCGCTGCACCGCTGGATCGACCGGCCCGCCGACGTGCCGCTGACCGACCTGCCCTTGGACGACGGGATGCCGACCCCCGCCGCGGTCGCGGTGGGTCTGCCCGCGCCCCGGCCGTTCGCCGACGACCCCGCTGCCGCCTTCCTCACCACCGCCGCGGCCGACTTCCTCGCCGATGGCGGCGCCGACGCGGCGCACCGGCTGCTGGCCAAGCTCGCGCAGGCCGAGTTGCGGACCGTCGAGGCCGGGTTCGCCCGTTGCCGGGCCGCGCTGGCCGCAGGTGATTCCAAGGCCGCGGCCGACGGCCTGGCCCAAGCCCGAGAGCTGCTCGGCGCGACCGAGGACTGGCGTCTGCACTGGCACGACGGCCTGGTCAGCCTCATGGGCGAGGACTTCGCGGCCGCGGAGAAGTCCTTCGACACGGTCTATGCCGCGCTGCCCGGTGAGGACGCGCCCAAACTGGCGCTGGCCTACTGCGCAGAGTACGAAGGCCGCCTTGAGCAGGCGGAGGCGTTCTACCTCGCGGTCTGGCGGCGCGACCGGTCGGCTGCCAGCGCCGCGTTCGGCATCGCCCGCGGACACCTGGCGCGGGACGAGCGGGAGCGCGCGGTCGCCCTGCTCGACGAGACCCCGGCGATGTCCCGGCACTTCGACGCCGCCCGGATCGCCACCGTGCGGGTGCTCAGCGGCTACCTCGACGGCGACCGGCCCTCGGCGGACGACCTGCGCGCCGCCGCGGACCGGCTGGGCGGGCTCTACCTCGACGGGGGCGCCAAGACCGGCCAGTCCCGCACCCGGCTCGACACGGTGGTGCTGGAGGCCAGGCTCGGCGCCACGGCGGGCGGTGCGGGTGAGGACGGCCTGCGTTCGCGGCTGGAGGAGTGCTACCGCGCGCTCGCCCGGCAGTCCGAGACCCGCGACCACCACTCCGACCTGGTCGACCTGGCCAACGAGCACCGTCCGTTCACCTTCACGTGA
- a CDS encoding transporter substrate-binding domain-containing protein, whose translation MRTAIAVAMAALLTACAATAPESRPDRTAPVVLPDGYTESPNRSDSCANAPVSVDPRNGAQGGDGKPTGNKVNLIRQENELVIGVSQTAPFFSKRDLVTGTLQGFEIDIANRIAAALLPNFTPGDPRLRLVTLPTGNRLYSLDTDKNSAARQAKPERSEVPNVDMVIADVSITCARERDYGLRYSIPYLSTNSGLLVRAGLKNVAGPADLGGRKVCSGDRTTNSDEMIDLRNQQRTARKPEVKPVAVADTSECLMLLQRGLVDAIYTDVLILEGYRQQDPGAVVLDYHDTDDGKGLGAAGIAMSGRADQEDLIRFVNSVLGDMRADGSLQRAYDEHFKEVPQRHRLPLPGNPYRG comes from the coding sequence ATGAGGACAGCCATCGCCGTGGCCATGGCCGCGCTGCTCACCGCGTGCGCCGCCACCGCGCCCGAGTCCCGCCCCGACCGCACAGCGCCGGTGGTGCTGCCCGACGGGTACACCGAGTCCCCCAACCGCAGCGACAGCTGCGCGAACGCACCCGTCAGCGTCGACCCCCGAAACGGCGCCCAAGGCGGCGACGGCAAGCCCACCGGGAACAAGGTGAACCTGATCCGCCAGGAGAACGAGCTGGTGATCGGCGTCAGCCAGACCGCCCCGTTCTTCAGCAAGCGCGACCTGGTGACCGGCACACTCCAGGGCTTCGAGATCGACATCGCCAACCGGATCGCCGCCGCCCTGCTGCCCAACTTCACCCCAGGCGACCCCCGGCTGCGGCTGGTCACCCTGCCGACCGGAAATCGTCTGTACTCGCTGGACACGGACAAGAACTCAGCCGCCAGACAGGCGAAACCCGAACGGTCTGAGGTCCCGAACGTCGACATGGTGATCGCCGACGTGAGCATCACCTGCGCCAGGGAACGGGACTACGGCCTGCGGTACTCGATTCCCTACCTGTCCACCAACAGCGGCCTACTCGTGCGCGCGGGCTTGAAGAACGTCGCGGGGCCCGCTGATCTCGGCGGTCGGAAGGTGTGCTCCGGTGACCGGACCACGAACAGTGACGAGATGATCGACCTGCGCAATCAGCAGCGGACGGCGAGAAAACCCGAGGTCAAGCCGGTCGCGGTGGCCGATACGAGTGAGTGCCTGATGCTGTTGCAACGCGGGTTGGTCGATGCGATCTACACCGATGTGCTGATCTTGGAGGGGTATCGGCAGCAGGATCCGGGGGCCGTGGTGTTGGACTACCACGACACGGATGACGGCAAGGGGCTGGGCGCGGCGGGGATCGCTATGAGCGGGCGGGCGGACCAGGAGGATCTGATTCGGTTCGTGAACAGCGTTCTTGGGGATATGCGGGCTGATGGGAGCTTGCAGCGGGCTTATGACGAACATTTCAAGGAAGTGCCCCAGCGGCACCGGCTCCCGCTGCCGGGGAATCCTTATCGGGGCTGA
- a CDS encoding aquaporin: MAGGTKSAGLPRSRVKAPVEARQVVAEALGTGLLVATVVGSGVMGQVLAPGQVLLQLLCNAFATVAVLGVLIAVLGPVSGAHFNPAVTLVDTVAGNRTWAAAGAYIGAQLVGAGAGTVLAHAMFSQPLVQWTGQQRAGLGLLIGEVVATAGLVLVIKMLVGSGRGHLAAAFVPAWILAAYFFTSSTSFANPAVTVGRALTGSFAGIAPSSVLAFIAAQLVGAAIGVALATVLKPEDTA, translated from the coding sequence GTGGCGGGTGGGACGAAGTCGGCAGGCCTGCCGCGGTCAAGGGTGAAGGCTCCGGTAGAAGCGCGTCAGGTCGTGGCCGAGGCGCTGGGCACCGGACTGCTGGTGGCCACGGTCGTCGGCTCCGGAGTGATGGGGCAGGTGCTCGCCCCCGGCCAGGTGCTGTTGCAGCTGCTGTGCAACGCCTTCGCGACGGTCGCGGTGCTTGGAGTGCTCATCGCGGTGCTCGGCCCGGTGTCGGGCGCGCACTTCAACCCGGCGGTCACCCTGGTCGACACCGTCGCGGGAAACCGGACCTGGGCGGCGGCGGGCGCGTACATCGGCGCCCAACTCGTCGGGGCGGGCGCCGGAACCGTCTTGGCCCACGCGATGTTCAGCCAGCCGCTGGTGCAGTGGACCGGGCAGCAGCGGGCCGGGCTCGGCCTGCTGATCGGCGAGGTGGTGGCCACCGCCGGGCTGGTGCTCGTGATCAAGATGCTCGTCGGCTCCGGCCGGGGCCACCTCGCCGCCGCGTTCGTGCCCGCCTGGATCCTCGCCGCCTACTTCTTCACCTCGTCGACCTCGTTCGCCAACCCGGCGGTCACCGTCGGCCGCGCGCTCACCGGCTCGTTCGCCGGGATCGCGCCGTCCTCGGTCCTGGCGTTCATCGCCGCCCAACTCGTCGGCGCCGCCATCGGTGTCGCGCTCGCCACCGTCTTGAAACCGGAGGACACAGCATGA
- a CDS encoding helix-turn-helix transcriptional regulator, producing MSEDVTIATRQRRTKAPGDADCGTDPLCCVPLGDAGFTEADAERVANVLKAMGDPARVRVLALIRGALSGEVCVGELVEPLGLSQPTVSHHLRVMTEAGLLRRERRGSWAWYSINADRLAEIRTLLA from the coding sequence ATGAGCGAGGACGTGACCATCGCGACCCGGCAACGGCGCACCAAGGCGCCCGGCGACGCCGACTGCGGCACCGACCCGCTGTGCTGCGTGCCGCTGGGCGACGCCGGATTCACCGAAGCCGACGCCGAACGCGTCGCGAACGTCCTCAAGGCCATGGGCGACCCGGCCCGGGTGCGGGTGCTCGCGCTCATCCGCGGCGCGCTCAGCGGCGAGGTGTGCGTGGGCGAGTTGGTCGAGCCGCTGGGCCTGAGCCAGCCCACGGTGTCCCACCACCTGCGCGTCATGACCGAGGCGGGCCTGCTGCGCCGCGAACGCCGCGGCAGCTGGGCCTGGTACTCGATCAACGCCGATCGCCTCGCCGAGATCCGCACCCTGCTGGCCTAG
- a CDS encoding CU044_2847 family protein has product MDTGMELARFPLASGGSVVVEVDAQPGVSRAGRPARVMREMQGALENAVGEVRDAASAALEQFTAMTRPPDEVELKFGIKLDVEAGAVIARTGAQAQFEVKLKWRRDDLPIEEDVVEES; this is encoded by the coding sequence GTGGACACAGGCATGGAACTGGCCCGCTTTCCCTTGGCAAGCGGCGGATCGGTCGTCGTCGAAGTCGACGCGCAACCGGGCGTCTCCCGAGCAGGCCGCCCAGCCCGCGTGATGCGGGAAATGCAAGGCGCCCTAGAGAACGCGGTCGGCGAAGTCCGCGACGCCGCCTCGGCCGCACTGGAACAGTTCACCGCCATGACCCGCCCACCGGACGAGGTGGAACTGAAATTCGGCATCAAACTCGACGTGGAAGCAGGCGCCGTCATCGCAAGAACCGGCGCACAGGCCCAGTTCGAGGTAAAACTCAAGTGGCGCAGGGACGACCTCCCCATCGAAGAAGACGTGGTCGAAGAGTCCTAA
- a CDS encoding trypsin-like peptidase domain-containing protein, whose amino-acid sequence MCVPPTDDERGDVALLRLDVPQPRTAGAMLRRVALTWDRPVHTMGYPSGQGLEIGVWTRMTLAGKAGVEWLQMNRRSAQDQRVRAGFSGSGVADDATGDVLGIVVSEYTDDSAGLSWMLPVDAIVAHLPVVSEWVVGDSGIDPIFAARGRGELIGQAAEVAQWLRRRHDGAAVLIVLGPDLDAVRQAVAVSSSRSAPGEPVGGIDLALDVEGRTVDEVSRRIVDRAGLAVSGAESARDRLRAGAPPMTIVVDGLDAADEPEALLDEVLKPLVDSGTRLVLGFRDEDAASLAAAKSLADDTVSTRLEAIARRAEALAGGPDGDEWRLNLRLLRKVAAVDSALVAGRLADVERRLVRAERRARKARSRSGAVADDRGLLAAWFVMAAEAGLDEDPGLDQVYRWADSLLSADPVDHAAAHAAVRAYQQAVREALAKGERR is encoded by the coding sequence ATGTGTGTCCCGCCGACCGACGACGAGCGTGGGGATGTCGCGCTGCTGCGCTTGGACGTCCCGCAGCCCCGTACGGCTGGGGCCATGCTGCGCCGGGTCGCGCTGACCTGGGACCGGCCGGTGCACACCATGGGCTATCCGAGCGGGCAAGGGCTGGAGATCGGGGTCTGGACCAGGATGACGCTGGCCGGTAAGGCAGGCGTCGAGTGGTTGCAGATGAACCGTCGCTCCGCGCAAGACCAGCGGGTGCGGGCCGGGTTCAGCGGGTCGGGTGTCGCCGACGACGCGACCGGTGACGTGTTGGGCATCGTGGTGAGCGAGTACACCGACGACTCCGCAGGGCTGTCGTGGATGCTGCCGGTCGACGCGATCGTGGCGCATCTGCCGGTGGTGTCGGAGTGGGTGGTGGGCGACAGCGGCATCGACCCGATCTTCGCCGCGCGCGGGCGGGGTGAGTTGATCGGGCAGGCGGCCGAGGTGGCCCAGTGGCTGCGCCGCCGCCACGACGGGGCGGCCGTGCTGATCGTGTTGGGGCCGGATCTCGACGCGGTCCGTCAGGCGGTCGCGGTGTCCAGTAGCCGGTCGGCGCCGGGGGAGCCGGTGGGCGGGATCGACCTGGCGCTGGACGTCGAGGGTCGCACGGTGGACGAGGTGTCGCGCCGCATTGTCGACCGGGCGGGGCTGGCCGTGTCCGGGGCCGAGAGCGCGCGTGATCGCCTGCGTGCGGGTGCGCCGCCGATGACGATCGTGGTGGACGGGCTCGACGCGGCCGACGAGCCCGAGGCGCTCCTCGATGAGGTCCTGAAACCGCTGGTGGACAGCGGAACCAGGCTGGTGCTCGGCTTCCGCGACGAGGACGCGGCGAGCCTCGCCGCGGCGAAGAGTCTGGCCGACGATACGGTCAGTACCCGATTGGAGGCCATCGCGCGGCGGGCGGAAGCGTTGGCAGGCGGACCCGACGGCGACGAGTGGCGGCTGAACCTGCGCCTGCTGCGCAAGGTGGCCGCGGTCGATTCCGCGCTGGTGGCGGGCAGGCTGGCCGATGTCGAGCGGCGGCTGGTGCGGGCCGAGCGCCGGGCCAGGAAGGCGCGGTCGAGGTCCGGCGCGGTGGCCGACGACCGCGGTCTGCTGGCGGCCTGGTTCGTGATGGCCGCCGAGGCGGGGCTCGATGAGGACCCAGGACTGGACCAGGTGTACCGCTGGGCCGACAGCCTGCTGTCCGCCGACCCGGTCGACCACGCCGCGGCGCACGCCGCGGTTCGCGCCTATCAGCAAGCGGTGCGCGAGGCACTCGCGAAAGGAGAGCGGCGATGA
- a CDS encoding arsenate reductase ArsC — MTAPEVLFVCVHNAGRSQMAAALLRHYAMGRVRVASAGSEPAEQVNPAAAEAMAELGLDITAEIPTKLSYGAVEDADVVITMGCGDTCPVFPGKRYLDWALEDPAGQGIDAVRPIRDDIDRRVRGLLAELLDG, encoded by the coding sequence ATGACCGCCCCCGAGGTGCTCTTCGTCTGCGTGCACAACGCGGGCCGCTCCCAGATGGCCGCCGCGCTGCTGCGGCACTACGCGATGGGCCGGGTCCGGGTCGCCTCCGCCGGGTCCGAGCCCGCCGAGCAGGTCAACCCCGCCGCCGCCGAGGCCATGGCCGAACTCGGGCTCGACATCACCGCCGAGATCCCCACCAAGCTCTCGTATGGCGCCGTCGAGGACGCCGACGTGGTCATCACCATGGGCTGCGGCGACACCTGCCCGGTCTTCCCCGGCAAGCGCTACCTCGACTGGGCGCTCGAAGACCCGGCCGGACAGGGCATCGACGCCGTCCGCCCGATCCGCGACGACATCGACCGCCGCGTGCGCGGCCTGCTCGCCGAACTGCTCGACGGCTGA